In Quercus robur chromosome 11, dhQueRobu3.1, whole genome shotgun sequence, the sequence aataggAAAATATTATCTAGTAGATGCGGGCTTTATGCTGAGAAGTGGACTTATGGCGCCATATAGGGGTGTACGTTATCATTTAAAAGAGTATTCAGCACGTGGCCCAGAAAATGTTGAGGAACTATTTAATCATCGACATTCCTCTTTGCGCAATGTCATTGAAAGGACATTTGGTGTGTTGAAGAAACGATTTCCTATTATATCTGGAATGACAGAACCTTTTTTTCCAGTTGATACAGTTACTGAGATTATCTTGGCTTGTTGTATATTGCACAACTATCTTATGGGAGTTGATCCGGATGAAAGGTTGATTGCAGAAGTTGATCAAGAGATTTCGAATGATGACATACATAATGAAGCTAGAAACAATAGAAATGATAGTGATGCAGATGCTAGAAGAGGAGCAATATTACGAACTAGTATAGCAACTAGAATGTGGAATGACTATGTATCGCATGATCAATAATTTTACTCATTATGTTATGAGATTTGACTTGCttatgtgtatttttctttatgGAATAGTTTCGAATGGAATGACTATTGCTGAACATTTACCAATAGTTGCTTTTGTACAATTATTATGTGTACTTTATTAATGTTTTAGATAAATGTTCAATTACTAGTTTACTTATAGCAACATTATGTTATGtcgtattttgttttgttggtttgtttGAAGTATTTATATGTGAATCTTATTAATTTCTTTGTAATAGTTGTATGTAATCTTGTAAATACTAATATGTTTAACATGCAGTCTTTAAAAATGCCTAAGACATTGAAGAAGACAACTGATAGTGAGTCTAAAGCGACTAACATGAGATGGACTGATGACATGGATGGTTTCTTACTTAACGTCATGTTGGAGGAACAAAACAATGGAAATAGGCCTAATGGAATATGGACTTCTCATGCTTTCTCAAATATGTGTAAAAAGTGTTCAGAATCGTTCGGTTATACAGTTGAGAAAGGTAATATCAAGAATCGCATCAAAACATTGAAAGGTACTTTCCATTCATGTTATGACCTTTTCAAGAACATGAGTGGATTTGCATGGAATCCTATTATTGAACTTTTTGAGGCTGAAGATGAAGTGTGGGAACCTTTAATAGAGGttagttatatttattttgatattgtaaaatgttttttagAGCAAGTTGATACATTGTGTTGGtattttgttgtaataataataataataatactaataagtgtatattgtatttttataggCAAACCCAAATgctaaaaaatggaaaagaactCCAATTCACCATTATGAGAAGCTGTTTGATTTGTTTGCCAAGGATAGGGCAAATGGTGAAGGTTCTATAAGTGCAAAGGAGAAAGTTCGTCGATGGGAAAAGGACAGAGAGGATAGCGTAAATTTGGAAGAGAATATTGATTGCTTTGGTGAGTTTAGCATGCCAAATGTAGATTCATATTCTCCAATGGTctctccttcctactcatgtgaGACATCGTCCAAGAAGGCGAAGAAAACACCTGAAATGGTTGAAATGCTTGAAAAGCAGATGGAAATTTTTCAATCCGGAATTGATAATGTAGCAGCAAGTATAAGGCAAGGAAATGAAATTGCTAAGGAGGGACTTGCTATTATGATGCAAGGACATGAGATTGCTAAAGAGGGACTTGCTATCATGGAGAGAGGACGTCCACGTTGTTACTCTGAGGATGAAGTTTTTTCTGAATTGGTGAAAATAGGAATACCGACGGAACACCAACTTGATGCTATGCTCTTCCTAATTAAGGATCCAACCAAAATGAGAGCATTTTTTGGTGTTCCAACTACTGAGTTACGTCGACAAATATTGTTGAAGATGATGTATCCTAAGGAACCTTAGTGATTGGATAATTGTCACTTGACTGTTGGTAGTAGCTAACTTTTTTGGGTTGAATGTAGTGTAAATTTGATTTGCTAACTTTTGATAGTAGTTGACTGTTGTGGGTTGAATGCAGTGTCAACTCACTTTTGGTAGTAGCTGAATTTTGATTTGCTAACTTTTGTGGGTTGAATGTAGTATATTACATAATTAGCAATATTTGATGAATTTGTATTTCAGTTAAGACACTAGAAGATAATGTAATATTTTAACTTGTATTGTGCTATGGATGAatgaaattaatataattttgttccaaagttttatattttttcttggttCAGATCTGCATTTTGGACTTGCTAGGTGTGTTGGATTGATGCTAAGAAGAAATTCAAGAGGCTAGTATGGCAACCTGGAAGGAGCAGTGTTGGGACCATACTGTGCTTGAGTAATATGTTAATTCTTGTTATAATTATGATTGACACCTATCCGCTGCCTTATAGAATACACTctgatgttaaaattttttgctttgTATGATTTATGTAAAGAATACATGTGTAAATTCATTTCTTTAAAATGATTTTGCAATAGTTCTCAAggtttatatattttagaaatcttCTTTCATAGTCTTAGATATTTTTACCACTGTGGGGTTAGAATTCTAATGATTTTAATTGACAATGTAATATCTAAACTGTAGTGCGAATCCTACATATCTAGTTGTGGGTCATTGACTTATCCTCAACTTGcaagttattttttctttttttgacattGGTGAGATAATGTTTGTACCTACTTGACAACGGATTATATTATTGAAGAGATTACAAAAGTTGGCTTTGTCCTATTCAAGCTCAAGGATGGCCAATGGCTCTAAGGTGCCGTGATCTAATTGGTGTTGCTGAAACAGGGTCAGGGAAGACACTTGCCTACCTGTTGCCTGCCATTGTCCATGTTAATGCCCAGCCAATTCTTTGTAAAGGGTGTAATGTTTGGCTGAAacgtgtgaaaaaaaaaaagaaaaaaaatgctgaaatctggaaaaaagaaaaaaagattataatgtaatttttacattataataataaaaatgtaaatataaatttatatatatgatgtggtaaattttatattatttaatgagtacaaataaatttacttctaatatattatgtaacaagggtataatagtcaatttatataaattatattttccatccttccatttttctctccaaccaaacaaaagagttttccaccctcccacttttccacccctccaaccaaacacataagagggaaaactaaatattttccatcttcccacttttccatcccccCACAATTTTcaatcctcccacttttccactcccccATCCAAACAAAGCCTAAAGTTCATTTTGAGAAGATAAGATAACGATGGTAGCGTCGGTATAATaaaaagttttgagtttttacGCAAATAATAATTAGGTCTATACTTGGATTCTAGCTAGGGCGAACTTCTTGTGTGAGCTAAAATGATCTCAACTCTGTTAGTGTCAGTATGTCAGTGAAACGTACCTTCTCGTACAAGACCGGAAAAATATCCACTCAAAGAATCTGAACTTATGTTGTCGGTAGCTGAACAAACGACAATATTAGAATACTTGAGGGATTGACAGTGAAACGTACCTTTCTCACACAAGACCGGAAAAATATCCAATCAAAGATTCTGAACTCATCTTGTCGGTAGCTGAAAAAACGACAATATTAGAAGACTTGAGGGATTGACCATTGTGAATGGCTCTCAAACTTCACACTCTGTTTAAGAGCAAGCCAGGAATTGCTCTTGCTTATTACTTGCATCTGCTCTGCCTCTGCGCACTCTTAAACTCCCCATAACAAAGCCAACTTCTGCCACTTTATGCATTGCTCCACCTTCTAAAATGCGTGCGACTTGAGTTTGTCAGGTTCGATTTACGTTTTATATAAATTCACATTCTCTTCTACTCTATGGGGATTTATATTTAGAGGTTAGAACTACTTATTGTTATGTTTATTATTGTTACATACTCTGAACAATTAAGCTAAGGAGAAAATCTTCCGTCCAAAGTTTCAGACTCTAGTACATTATGAGatgcttttcaaaaaaaaatagtacattATGAGATGCATGATATGAACACGAATCCGAAACGTGTCAGATCCAGTGGCCTGAAGTACTGGACTCAGGCCAAAACCAAGTCAATAGTTGTGAATCTTGTGACTGTGAGTTGTATGGTTCAAGAAAATCTTCTTATTTcttccaaggaaaaaaaaaaaaaaatgaaaaagcctTAAGGTGCACACCTGTAAGGTCATGGGAAGTTGCATTTGAGATAAATGAAAATTGGTAGTATGTCACTATTTTTCTAAGCACAAATATGTTTTCCAATTTTCCAGGGATCAAAATCCAGAGTTTTCTGGTAAAGTTCGCAGGGTCCAGACACAGTTTAAAGTTTGATTCTTCATTTTGGACATTGAATCATCGGTAAGCATTAGTTAAGAGTCATCAGAATATCCAGATTCTCAAAAAAGCAATTATGAGTTATCTTTGCAATCGGCAAGGGAATAGTGCAAGGTTAGTTTGTTTTGCTcgacattattattattattattattattatttttcaggGTAAATTCTACTAACATATTTTGAGATTTGGGTGAATGCTAACAAGATCCAAGATTTTTTAAATCTAGCTAATTTTGTCTCTAAAGTCAACTTAGTTCCTTaaaagttagttattttttttcaactgATTTCGggattaaattggttttaggggtcaaattaattagttttgaaaaattttagacCTAAATGATATTAGTCCAAATCTTAAGGGGTATGAATGGAATttatcttattatttattttggtaatacaagtttatttttttattttttatatgcacagttgtttaaatttttgataaatttgtttaagggtaatttaggaaacttataatttatttttaaagaaataagaCATTTAATGATAATTCCCTAAATAGTTGGGATTCCTAAGTGGGCCAAACAATTTGAGATGAAGGGGTAACATTTATCTTTTCTTGCCATAGCCTAAGCCGGCCTAAGGAGtcgtttgttaaaaaaaaaaaaaaatcctaatttttgggtgttttgaaaTACTAAAAAAAGTAAGTCAAGGCAAAGTCATTTTtcaaagacccaaaaaaaaaaaaaaaaaaaaaccactcatTGAGGCATAAAACATTTATAGCCATTTTTGAACTCAAGAAAACATAAACCTCAAAAAATATACgtaaaaaaaccccaaaaattatCATACCAAAATACCTTCAAAATCTCtatacattgttttttttttttttttttttttttttttttttttttttttcgacaGTTACTTCAAATTACACATTGTAAAAAAAGCAAGAGAAAATCATATCTTGCTAAACTATTTCAGGTATTGCAATGTAATTGGAACAATGCTAAGACCACAAAAAATAGAACCGCTTTGGGTGGTGGGTCCAAACCTCCATGTAatttaggaaaatgttaaaagttttacgaattttactacataagtcttataaattgatatgaCAATAAATATGATTGGTGGGTTTCAATTATCTCATAActgaatatttgaattgtttctTTGTGAATGGTGACACATTTGTTTATAAGATCAATGTAGTAAAACTTGTAATACCGAACTACTGATAGCATTACTCAtaaaattttgcaatacaaACTTTCAAATAGACTAGATAAATACTAACTTCTTATAATCTATTATTAAAACTCTATCCTAATCctactctaattgaatttatttgAACAATCAACTATTATTACTAATGAGTTCAGGTTGGGTCTAGTGTCCTGTGTACTAGACTTGATAGGATGACACTCGATAAGATGCTACCATGTGGTAGCATTCTGTAGGGTCCAATGCACGGGACATACTGGATCAGATTGAGATTAGGTGTAGTACTAACTATTAAGCAATTTTCAATCTCAActattgaataataaaaaaaaaagttaaaaagtggAAGCGGTAAAAATGTTTTTGAGAGGGAAGGGATTAATTGCACTACGGGACCTAAGCCTCCCCTAGCAAAATTGCAGTTGATTTccctaattttatatttgtggTGTTTTATTCAGGAAGGCCGACATTGAGGGGCAACGGCAAGTTCTTAAGAATGGTAGAGGTGATtcagtgaaagaagaaaagactTTGAAGACATATATTCTTGATATTCTTGACCCGAGGGAGAAATTCCTTAAAAGATGGAGGGTAGGATTTGTATTGTCGTGTATGACTGCAGTAGCAGTGGATCCATTGTTCTTTTACCTTCCTGTGGCTGTGATCAATCAAAACAAGTTGTGCATTGAGTTTGACGGTAGATTGTGGAAAACAACTCTCGTTTTGCGAACTTTCTTCGATATCATTCACCTACTACATATTATATTGCAATTTCGCACTGGTTTTATTGATGAGGAACTTCGGAAACTGGCAAAACCTGAGTTAAATACAGATGCTTGGAAAATAGCTCAGAAATATTTGTGGCCTCGGTTCATACTCGACATTCTAACTCTTCTTCCCATCCCACAGGTAAGGGGGATATcagttaatattttatattaaatgtacTATTCTTATCTTTTTAATATGACTAATTCACTTTATGGGGTTAAGTTTATGTtaatccataatttttttttttctagaaattcCAAAATTAGTACAATTTGACTCTAATTACAAAGTGATGTAACAAGGAATATAATTGAGGATACTTcaatgagaaaataaatgagtatttgaattactttttatgATGTGTGCAAAATTGTGACATCAATTTTTGATACTCATACAGTAAAATCTATGTTTGTAATACTAAGTGGTCAAAGTTGAATACTAATTGGCTCTTAAAATTTGTACATTTAAAGGGAAATTACCCCAAAACTCAATATAAAATCAATCATAAGCGACTTTTGAGGATTAAAAATTGTTGAGTTTTACTTTAATTAATGATTAAGTTGACaggtattaaaaaataattattttatgctgttccttatatttttattttgtcaacAATTAGTAAATGCTAGTTTGCATtttcgttttcttcttctttttcttaaaaaaaaaaaatagtttacatttttttgtattaatttagtgTTGAATCTTAGGACCTGTTTGGGTTGaggggagagggagagagagtgaaagggagtagagtagagttagttgaaaataagttaattttgtgtcaattctACTCTATTCCCCCTAAATCCAAATGGACCATTaatctatttcttatttttaaaatttttttaataaaaaaatggactCAAAATTTGACCCCTTAAAGATTAAATCCTAGTTTAATTTCTGCTACACCCATAAATCACTAGTTTCTTTAACTTATCATTGTCCTACACATGGATTTTGTCCATTCGCTCTAAACACGAAATTTTTTGTAATCTATTCAGGTGGTAGTTCGAATTATTATTTCAGAAATGAAAGGCACAGAATCTACACATAAAGTAAAATTCCTGAATGCTGTTGTTCTCTTCCAATATGTGCCAAGAGTTTATCAAATCTACCTATCCTGGAGGAAACTAATAACAAATGACAAGAAATTTGATAGAATCTTACGGGTCAAAGCTCCATTGAATTTCATTCTATACATCCTTGCTGGACATGTAAGTTGGATTACAGAGTAATTTCATATTCATTAAAAGTGTGTATTTGGATGG encodes:
- the LOC126707254 gene encoding uncharacterized protein LOC126707254, which translates into the protein MFNMQSLKMPKTLKKTTDSESKATNMRWTDDMDGFLLNVMLEEQNNGNRPNGIWTSHAFSNMCKKCSESFGYTVEKGNIKNRIKTLKGTFHSCYDLFKNMSGFAWNPIIELFEAEDEVWEPLIEANPNAKKWKRTPIHHYEKLFDLFAKDRANGEGSISAKEKVRRWEKDREDSVNLEENIDCFGEFSMPNVDSYSPMVSPSYSCETSSKKAKKTPEMVEMLEKQMEIFQSGIDNVAASIRQGNEIAKEGLAIMMQGHEIAKEGLAIMERGRPRCYSEDEVFSELVKIGIPTEHQLDAMLFLIKDPTKMRAFFGVPTTELRRQILLKMMYPKEP
- the LOC126706924 gene encoding cyclic nucleotide-gated ion channel 1-like; protein product: MSYLCNRQGNSARKADIEGQRQVLKNGRGDSVKEEKTLKTYILDILDPREKFLKRWRVGFVLSCMTAVAVDPLFFYLPVAVINQNKLCIEFDGRLWKTTLVLRTFFDIIHLLHIILQFRTGFIDEELRKLAKPELNTDAWKIAQKYLWPRFILDILTLLPIPQVVVRIIISEMKGTESTHKVKFLNAVVLFQYVPRVYQIYLSWRKLITNDKKFDRILRVKAPLNFILYILAGHVLGAFWYFFSIQRLAACWQRKGACDQNRTGCYGTSFYCDRSSGDNLSFINDICRKYVLNTTSAFDFGIFLPALQSGVLESPDFPQKLFFSFWWGMRNLSSLGGNLQTSNYIWENCFALSISIFGLILFLYFLGNLQVST